In one Arachis duranensis cultivar V14167 chromosome 9, aradu.V14167.gnm2.J7QH, whole genome shotgun sequence genomic region, the following are encoded:
- the LOC107466021 gene encoding uncharacterized protein LOC107466021 has translation MAAMANLANTMEANAVATLQAVKRLGQLAGNGNGDGNGNDNAEGNGDNMGGAPMTLDTLLKVHPPSFRGSTNPTDADNWFHAMEHALQAHHVLNNQYAEFVAYQLLGEAQPWWKGECHLLQLKNADIPWNVFQTAFYKKYFPESAREAKEMELMQLKQGSLFVADYNS, from the coding sequence ATGGCGGCAATGGCGAATCTTGCGAACACCATGGAGGCTAATGCTGTTGCGACTCTGCAAGCTGTGAAGAGGTTAGGCCAACTGGCTGGAAATGGAAACGGAGATGGAAATGGAAATGATAATGCTGAAGGAAATGGGGATAATATGGGAGGTGCTCCGATGACCTTGGATACTCTTCTCAAGGTTCATCCTCCAAGTTTCAGAGGTTCAACTAATCCTACAGATGCGGATAACTGGTTCCATGCCATGGAGCACGCACTACAAGCACATCATGTCTTAAACAACCAATACGCAGAGTTTGTTGCGTATCAGCTTCTGGGAGAGGCTCAGCCCTGGTGGAAAGGTGAATGCCACTTGCTACAGCTTAAGAATGCTGATATTCCTTGGAATGTATTCCAAACGGCCTTCTACAAGAAGTACTTTCCTGAGTCTGCAAGGGAAGCAAAAGAGATGGAACTTatgcagctgaagcaaggttCCTTATTTGTGGCAGACTACAATAGCTGA